From Denitrovibrio acetiphilus DSM 12809, the proteins below share one genomic window:
- a CDS encoding M16 family metallopeptidase, translating into MIRKLLIAVFIIVIAGGNVLAQQIEKLDNGLTLIYKQIPNVNVVSVQAWIKTGSVNETQKENGISHFLEHMVFKGTDKFAPGDIDSLVESSGGVLNAATSKDYTFYYVTAPSHKAEVAFDTISEMVFHAKFIPEEIAKEKPVVVQEIKRKFDRPTAEMWTDFAEIMFGGTPYSREVIGTEDNVNAFTRDMLVDYYNRYYHPENMTLVVVGDTDFKKVRELADKYFSYKRQVSPGHRYSKITTLDLKENIEKTISKDLSQEYGIMSFPAEGLMESDVYSLEVLGEALSGGEFSALNLRMKYNNPLVNSITGGYYGVRTTGCFIFTYNAQPGRSDEIKSEILKIINDLSDILTDETIEKAKNRLKSQSVFQREKSSSEANDIGYSYTVGRPDYYHDFLENMNKVSKKSIMTSVKNIFDKKYLWLRTLPDKEK; encoded by the coding sequence ATGATTAGAAAGCTGCTGATTGCGGTTTTTATTATAGTTATAGCCGGAGGTAATGTGTTGGCACAGCAGATAGAAAAACTGGACAATGGACTCACGCTTATTTATAAGCAGATACCGAATGTTAATGTCGTGTCTGTGCAGGCATGGATAAAAACAGGCTCTGTTAATGAGACCCAGAAAGAGAACGGAATATCTCACTTTCTGGAACACATGGTTTTTAAGGGGACAGACAAATTTGCCCCCGGCGATATAGACTCCCTCGTTGAAAGCAGTGGCGGTGTCTTAAACGCTGCCACCAGTAAAGATTATACTTTCTATTATGTAACAGCCCCTTCACATAAGGCGGAGGTCGCTTTTGACACTATCTCTGAGATGGTCTTTCATGCGAAGTTTATCCCTGAGGAGATTGCTAAAGAGAAGCCCGTTGTTGTGCAGGAGATAAAGAGAAAGTTTGACAGACCGACAGCGGAGATGTGGACTGATTTTGCTGAAATAATGTTTGGCGGTACTCCATACAGCAGAGAGGTTATCGGGACAGAGGATAATGTTAACGCATTTACGAGAGATATGCTTGTTGACTACTACAACAGGTATTATCACCCGGAGAATATGACACTAGTTGTTGTTGGGGACACTGATTTTAAAAAGGTGAGAGAGCTTGCGGATAAGTATTTCAGCTATAAACGTCAGGTGAGCCCGGGGCATAGGTACAGCAAAATCACAACTCTTGACCTTAAGGAAAATATAGAGAAGACTATAAGCAAAGACCTTTCGCAGGAATACGGCATAATGAGCTTTCCGGCTGAAGGGCTTATGGAAAGCGATGTTTATTCACTTGAGGTTCTGGGAGAAGCGCTTTCCGGCGGCGAGTTTTCCGCTCTTAATCTGCGTATGAAGTATAATAATCCTCTGGTTAACAGTATTACCGGAGGCTACTACGGGGTGCGCACAACCGGTTGCTTTATCTTTACATATAATGCCCAGCCTGGCAGGTCTGATGAAATAAAAAGTGAAATTCTGAAGATTATTAATGATCTGTCTGATATACTTACTGATGAGACAATAGAAAAGGCTAAAAACAGATTAAAAAGCCAGTCTGTGTTTCAGCGTGAAAAGTCATCCAGCGAGGCGAATGATATCGGTTATTCATATACTGTCGGACGTCCGGACTATTATCACGATTTTCTTGAGAACATGAATAAAGTCAGCAAAAAAAGTATAATGACTTCTGTTAAAAATATATTTGACAAAAAATACCTTTGGCTGAGAACGTTGCCTGATAAGGAGAAATAG